From one Pempheris klunzingeri isolate RE-2024b chromosome 5, fPemKlu1.hap1, whole genome shotgun sequence genomic stretch:
- the gal gene encoding galanin peptides gives MQRCFGILCVSLIFCAVLSESIGLVIGAKEKRGWTLNSAGYLLGPRRIDHLIQIKDSPSARGRDELVTQYGIDGHRTLGDKPGLAGKRDMGQEEDFRTGAVRIADGDVIHTVIDFLSYLKLKEMGALDSPPSSVTSDELANP, from the exons ATGCAGAGGTGCTTTGGGATTTTGTGCGTGTCGCTCATCTTCTGCGCAGTTCTGTCTGAGAGCATCGGGCTGGTCATCGGG GCGAAGGAGAAACGTGGCTGGACTCTGAACAGTGCTGGCTACCTCCTAGGTCCCc GTCGTATTGATCACCTAATTCAGATAAAGGATTCACCCAGTGCCAGAGGCAGAGACGAGCTGGTCACTCAAT ATGGGATAGATGGACACAGGACTCTAGGAGACAAGCCGGGTCTGGCTGGCAAGAGGGACATGGGCCAGGAGGAAGACTTCAGAacag GTGCCGTGAGAATAGCGGATGGAGACGTCATTCACACTGTCATTGACTTCTTGTCATACCTCAAACTGAAAG aGATGGGAGCCCTGGACAGCCCGCCTTCCTCCGTGACGTCAGACGAACTGGCCAATCCCTAA